One window of Perca flavescens isolate YP-PL-M2 chromosome 6, PFLA_1.0, whole genome shotgun sequence genomic DNA carries:
- the slc50a1 gene encoding sugar transporter SWEET1 produces the protein MDLLQLLSWACIVFTVGMFSTGLTDLKKMRESKNADNIQFLPFLTTCLNNLGWLYYGILKNDQTIVLVNIIGALLQILYIIVYLHYTKQKRLVMVQTLAAGVVLTCGWFYFTTFLPEGDTRLSQLGLTCSVITVSMYLSPLTDLVKIVRSGDVQCLSFPLTVATFFTSTSWVLYGLQLNDSYIVVPNMPGIFTSLIRFYLFWRFAAVNQSSPSFKSMQI, from the exons ATGGATTTACTGCAGCTTCTATCATGGGCCTGCATCGTGTTCACGGTCGGGATGTTCTCGACTGGACT GACCGACCTGAAGAAGATGAGAGAATCAAAAAATGCTGACAATATCCAGTTTCTCCCTTTCCTCACCACATGTcttaa TAACCTAGGCTGGTTGTATTATGGGATTCTGAAGAACGATCAGACCATAGTCCTGGTAAACATTATCGGAGCTCTACTCCAGATCCTCTACATCATCGTGTACCTCCACTACACAAAACAGAAG agGCTGGTGATGGTCCAGACTCTAGCGGCAGGGGTGGTGCTGACCTGCGGTTGGTTCTACTTCACCACATTTCTTCCTGAGGGAGACACTCGGCTTAGCCAGCTGGGCCTCACCTGCAGCGTGATCACCGTCAGCATGTACCTGTCCCCACTCACTGACCTG GTCAAGATAGTGCGAAGTGGTGATGTGCAGTGCTTGTCCTTCCCTCTGACTGTAGCCACCTTCTTCACTTCCACCTCCTGGGTGCTGTACGGCCTCCAGCTAAACGACTCCTATATTGTG GTTCCAAACATGCCTGGGATCTTCACCAGCCTCATAAGATTTTATCTGTTTTGGAGATTTGCGGCTGTCAATCAAAGCTCACCTTCCTTTAAGTCTATGCAGATATGA